One part of the Schistocerca piceifrons isolate TAMUIC-IGC-003096 chromosome 2, iqSchPice1.1, whole genome shotgun sequence genome encodes these proteins:
- the LOC124775882 gene encoding piggyBac transposable element-derived protein 2-like codes for MIRREDPNYDKLLKVRPFVDKIKQGFSIIEPEEYHSVYELIISFKGHSSLKQYVKIKPHKWGIKVFAHAGSSGIEYDFEIYRGQGTAHNDTGLDISGDIVIRFVEGLPKYKKFKVFTDNWFTSYNLISALKNYGILAVGTVRPTRLQGCNLKADSELKKQGQGSCDYRTETERNIMALKWYDNKSVVLASSYKGVSPVEPVKRWSVGERKYIDVPRPDIVREYNRSIGVDLHDMLVALYRSNIGVKILSKDRIPPP; via the coding sequence ATGATACGAAGAGAGGACCCTAATTATGACAAGCTGTTGAAGGTGAGACCATTtgttgacaaaatcaaacaaggtTTTTCAATTATTGAACCTGAGGAATATCATTCAGTTTATGAATTAATCATTTCTTTCAAAGGTCATTCATCCCTGAAACAGTACGTAAAAATCAAACCACACAAGTGGGGTATAAAAGTTTTTGCCCATGCTGGTTCTAGTGGAATTGAGTACGATTTTGAAATATACCGAGGGCAAGGAACTGCACATAATGATACTGGTCTTGATATAAGTGGTGATATTGTGATAAGGTTTGTGGAAGGACTGCCAAAATATAAAAAGTTTAAAGTGTTTAcagacaattggttcacctcttacaatCTTATTTCTGCCCTGAAAAACTATGGCATTTTGGCTGTTGGAACTGTTAGACCCACAAGACTTCAAGGCTGCAATCTAAAAGCAGACAGTGAGCTGAAAAAGCAGGGACAAGGATCATGCGATTATCGAACTGAAACAGAAAGGAACATCATGGCGCTAAAGTGGTATGATAACAAGTCTGTCGTTCTTGCATCATCATACAAAGGAGTAAGTCCAGTAGAACCAGTGAAACGTTGGTCAGTGGGAGAACGAAAATATATTGATGTTCCAAGGCCAGACATTGTTAGAGAATATAACCGTTCGATAGGAGTTGATCTGCACGACATGCTGGTTGCTTTGTATAGGAGTAATATAGGTGTGAAGATTTTATCTAAGGATCGTATTCCACCTCCTTGA